A single region of the Corticium candelabrum chromosome 15, ooCorCand1.1, whole genome shotgun sequence genome encodes:
- the LOC134191047 gene encoding collagen alpha-1(I) chain-like, whose product MARGILSSIVGTLTTALVLLTGSCSAQSETVVDLLDPAPSGQGITEIRDSYCRQRNDIAYRLASDAMLQRQVRTEFPSGFPGDYSVLITARPRNANNAALLGVSTSVGRTYMSIETGENLKFTQQDGEASFNGTALRPGQWSRFSFAVRGNQVTLYMDCRPIRTLPLVRGNGAELRDGPIVIGRLLQSAAVYLGDIQEMKIVDNPVAAAEHCTAYMPDCSPIDEKDPGLVVPPEQRPAGIGPDGTQIGPIQVPVDEDIFGIQQDPLEVMIGAKGDKGAIGDEARGPPGPRGPDGAHGIPGRDGEDGRPGPPGMTGDKGLKGNEGIPGKRGPEGQVGPVVKMSWQFVVEAASKGPVPGLADMGDPGMVGNVGPYGPMGDQGSRGVQGPQGPRGPPGDRGIPGPPGPAGPAGRDGNTGFPGKPGEQGPAGAVGKVGPAGFAGLVGPRGPPGTLGHRGKNGAAGDHGSLGQAGDRGADGLHGLRGPEGDPGPLGPTGQRGVPGTLGPAGAEGKQGSTGEPGPQGLHGPEGRKGRPGDQGAAGAPGVLGKSGIPGDAGQSGEDGKPGQDGSRGVDGERGTPGSTGDTGINGIPGELGLPGRPGPVGEQGQVGYLGHKGGKGQQGLFGQKGSKGSSGEMGAPGPQGPSGQDGADGVRGPAGNPGNSGELGPFGLKGPTGPTGLPGLPGNSGQKGEKGYQGRSGSVGATGAKGRDGIDGDAGRSGRRGPPGTRGEQGELGERGPKGVGGTAGEQGLPGPRGLGGDMGPKGLQGGVGEAGSPGVDGTSGSAGAQGEPGIPGTPGSAGASGERGTRGVAGERGTPGEAGEPGRRGPPGGRGHPGQPGRRGDRGIAGDPGQGGTQGQTGDQGFIGPYGPPGPPGDPGPKGPLGDPGVDGFPGAEGERGEIGASGPLGPRGSTGPQGLRGPTGPKGDSGDAGEPGSDGTPGEQGARGVSGPPGESGNRGLPGDKGNTGTYGGRGPRGDNGKPGGPGGVGLPGDAGEVGPIGEPGAPGSGGASGIPGNRGLDGDQGEPGIPGTLGSVGAKGGLGRSGTRGAKGQRGLPGPMGKRGPKGVRGPRGSSGRQGPQGLAGHDGDRGDAGEPGPVGPIGSPGERGKNGIPGDRGVPGIRGHQGIPGPLGGAGQPGEIGDPGPVGVPGDQGLLGLSGPFGKSGRKGEAGDPGVQGTRGLPGENGFSGLKGARGPQGPPGYQGPPGPPGEVGENGEIGKPGPTGVQGPDGAPGNAGETGQKGESGFSGSKGQQGQKGGSGTAGSSGAEGRRGPVGERGAKGERGDYGNPGRKGPLGPQGDPGFDGAEGPRGNPGPKGPVGDNGLAGLEGPHGVDGIPGPEGPEGSVGESGVTGEDGPPGPAGIPGPPGPPGPPGVLNPLPPEFDAAAHHDKSKQQSHEQPAESDSYRRRRQTDETLQSVDLPSLSDDLDKLENGVQNWRTPLGSKENPARSCRDLLLCSCSRTSGSCIQENRVEIIDGHYWVDPNQGSNFDAFRVYCNFTNGARTCLKPVKTKVPLRKWRRPNHSELFHSFRNLDSGSGQQGFEFTYHASHIQLVFLRLLSTTASQRFTFRCDNTTAWYSYSKGSYESAIRFEGANGEKFSLDSKDRPRVFEDNCALPVNGESSTRFEVRADDTEKLPLVNFEVSDFGNAHQKFGFELGEVCFEA is encoded by the exons ATGGCCAG AGGCATCCTAAGCTCAATAGTCGGAACACTGACAACTGCGCTTGTACTGCTGACTGGCAGTTGTTCTGCACAATCAG AAactgttgttgatttgttggATCCTGCTCCATCGGGACAGGGAATTACCGAAATCAGAGATTCGTACTGCCGTCAGAGGAATGACATAGCCTATCGACTTGCCAGTGACGCCATGTTGCAACGACAAGTTAGAACGGAGTTTCCATCTGGATTTCCTGGAGACTATTCTGTTTTGATTACCGCTCGTCCTCGGAATGCAAATAATGCTGCTCTTCTTGGTGTTAGCACTTCTGTTGGAAGGACTTACATGAGTATTGAAACAGGTGAAAATCTTAAGTTTACACAACAAGATGGAGAAGCATCGTTCAATGGCACTGCTTTACGACCTGGACAATGGAGTAGATTCTCGTTTGCCGTTAGAGGCAATCAGGTTACTTTGTATATGGACTGTCGACCTATCCGAACATTACCACTGGTTAGAGGCAATGGTGCTGAACTGAGGGACGGTCCTATTGTAATTGGGAGGCTGTTACAATCAGCTGCAGTGTACCTA GGCGATATTCAGGAGATGAAAATTGTTGACAAtcctgttgctgctgctgaacACTGCACAGCATACATGCCAGACTGTTCACCCATTGATGAAAAAGATCCAGGTCTTGTAGTTCCACCAGAACAAAGACCAGCAGGTATTGGACCAGATGGAACACAAATAGGACCTATTCAG gTTCCCGTTGATGAAGACATTTTTGGTATTCAGCAAGATCCACTCGAAGTCATGATT GGTGCAAAAGGTGATAAAGGTGCTATTGGAGATGAAGCCCGAGGACCT CCTGGGCCACGAGGACCTGATGGAGCTCATGGGATCCCT GGCAGAGATGGTGAAGATGGACGTCCTGGACCTCCAGGAATGACTGGAGATAAG GGTTTGAAAGGTAACGAAGGAATTCCTGGCAAACGTGGTCCAGAAGGACAAGTAGGACCTGTGGTGAAG ATGTCTTGGCAATTTGTGGTTGAAGCTGCATCTAAAGGCCCTGTTCCAGGATTAGCTGACATG GGTGACCCTGGTATGGTTGGAAACGTAGGTCCTTATGGTCCAATGGGTGACCAG GGCTCTCGGGGTGTGCAAGGTCCGCAAGGACCAAGAGGTCCACCAGGAGATCGA GGAATCCCAGGTCCGCCAGGTCCAGCTGGACCAGCTGGTAGAGATGGCAATACA GGTTTTCCAGGCAAGCCAGGAGAGCAGGGTCCAGCCGGAGCAGTTGGAAAAGTT GGTCCCGCTGGATTTGCTGGACTTGTTGGCCCACGAGGACCTCCAGGAACACTG GGTCACAGAGGAAAAAATGGAGCAGCTGGTGACCATGGATCATTGGGACAGGCT GGCGATCGAGGAGCAGACGGCTTGCATGGTCTACGAGGCCCGGAGGGTGATCCAGGTCCTCTAGGGCCTACTGGTCAAAGAGGTGTTCCAGGAACTTTG GGACCTGCTGGTGCAGAAGGTAAGCAAGGATCAACTGGAGAACCG GGCCCACAAGGACTACATGGACCTGAGGGACGAAAAGGTCGGCCAGGAGATCAA GGGGCTGCTGGTGCTCCTGGTGTGCTGGGAAAGAGTGGAATTCCA GGTGATGCAGGCCAATCTGGTGAAGATGGAAAACCAGGCCAAGATGGATCAAGG GGCGTCGATGGAGAAAGAGGAACTCCTGGATCTACTGGTGATACT GGCATAAATGGAATTCCAGGTGAATTAGGTTTGCCAGGCAGACCAGGACCTGTTGGTGAACAAGGTCAAGTCGGATATCTGGGTCACAAAGGAGGGAAG GGTCAACAAGGTCTCTTTGGCCAGAAAGGAAGCAAAGGTTCATCTGGAGAAATG GGAGCACCAGGACCACAAGGTCCATCAGGTCAGGATGGTGCAGATGGTGTCAGA GGACCAGCTGGTAATCCAGGGAATAGCGGTGAACTAGGACCCTTTGGTCTCAAAGGTCCCACAGGTCCTACGGGATTGCCAGGTCTTCCAGGAAATTCGGGCCAAAAG GGTGAGAAAGGTTACCAAGGTCGCAGTGGTAGTGTTGGTGCAACAGGTGCTAAG GGAAGAGATGGAATTGATGGTGATGCAGGTCGTTCTGGTCGTCGT gGGCCACCGGGAACAAGAGGAGAGCAGGGAGAGCTTGGAGAACGTGGTCCAAAG GGTGTTGGTGGTACTGCTGGTGAACAAGGTCTGCCTGGGCCACGG GGCTTGGGTGGAGATATGGGACCAAAGGGATTGCAAGGAGGTGTTGGAGAAGCT GGATCACCTGGCGTTGATGGAACTAGTGGCAGTGCTGGAGCTCAAGGAGAGCCA GGTATACCAGGAACGCCAGGTTCAGCTGGCGCATCAGGTGAACGTGGCACAAGG GGTGTTGCTGGTGAAAGAGGTACTCCTGGAGAAGCTGGTGAACCTGGCAGAAGA GGTCCTCCCGGTGGACGGGGACATCCTGGCCAACCTGGAAGGCGAGGAGATAGG GGTATTGCAGGTGATCCTGGGCAAGGCGGAACACAAGGACAAACT GGAGATCAAGGATTTATAGGACCATATGGCCCACCTGGACCTCCT GGAGATCCAGGACCAAAAGGACCATTGGGTGATCCTGGAGTCGATGGCTTTCCA GGAGCTGAAGGTGAACGTGGTGAAATAGGAGCATCTGGTCCATTAGGACCACGAGGTAGTACTGGTCCTCAGGGCCTTCGAGGTCCAACTGGACCCAAAGGAGACAGT GGTGATGCTGGAGAACCTGGCAGTGATGGTACACCTGGTGAACAAGGAGCAAGG GGAGTTTCAGGACCTCCTGGTGAAAGTGGCAATCGTGGTTTGCCTGGAGACAAG GGCAATACTGGTACGTATGGAGGACGAGGTCCACGTGGAGACAATGGAAAACCA GGCGGTCCTGGTGGTGTGGGCTTACCAGGTGATGCTGGGGAAGTTGGACCCATT GGAGAGCCAGGTGCACCTGGTTCTGGTGGTGCTTCAGGAATACCCGGAAATCGA GGTTTGGATGGAGACCAAGGTGAACCCGGGATACCTGGTACACTAGGCTCAGTG GGAGCTAAAGGTGGGCTTGGACGTTCTGGAACAAGAGGAGCTAAGGGTCAGCGG GGTCTACCTGGACCCATGGGTAAGAGGGGACCAAAGGGAGTTCGTGGTCCAAGA GGAAGTTCAGGAAGGCAAGGACCCCAAGGGCTAGCTGGACACGACGGAGACAGA GGTGATGCTGGTGAACCAGGTCCTGTTGGACCAATTGGATCACCCGGGGAGAGAGGGAAGAATGGAATCCCAGGTGATAGAGGAGTACCTGGCATACGCGGTCACCAA GGAATACCTGGTCCGCTTGGTGGAGCTGGACAACCTGGAGAAATTGGAGACCCT GGTCCTGTTGGCGTTCCTGGTGATCAAGGTCTTTTAGGTCTTTCTGGtccattc GGCAAGTCTGGCAGGAAAGGCGAAGCAGGAGATCCTGGAGTGCAAGGCACAAGG GGCTTACCTGGAGAGAATGGCTTCTCTGGTCTCAAAGGTGCTCGTGGTCCACAG GGTCCACCTGGCTACCAAGGCCCTCCTGGTCCACCAGGAGAAGTTGGAGAAAAT GGTGAAATTGGAAAACCAGGTCCAACAGGAGTTCAAGGACCTGATGGAGCACCA GGCAATGCTGGCGAAACAGGTCAAAAGGGTGAATCAGGTTTTAGTGGATCAAAG GGTCAACAAGGACAGAAAGGAGGCTCTGGAACAGCAGGATCATCAGGAGCAGAG GGTCGAAGAGGACCCGTAGGTGAACGAGGTGCAAAGGGAGAAAGAGGCGATTAT GGTAATCCAGGAAGAAAGGGACCACTTGGCCCCCAGGGAGATCCAGGATTTGAC GGAGCAGAAGGACCTAGAGGAAATCCTGGTCCAAAAGGTCCAGTTGGTGATAAC GGATTAGCTGGTCTCGAGGGTCCACATGGAGTTGATGGTATTCCGGGACCAGAA GGTCCTGAAGGCTCAGTT GGAGAATCTGGCGTGACT GGTGAAGATGGCCCACCTGGTCCTGCAGGAATACCC GGACCACCAGGACCTCCT GGACCACCTGGAGTCTTG AACCCACTACCACCTGAATTTGATGCTGCTGCACATCACGACAAGTCCAAACAGCAGAGTCATGAGCAGCCTGCTGAGAGTGACTCCTACCGACGAAGACGTCAAACTGATGAGACCTTGCAGTCTGTTGATTTGCCATCACTTTCTGATGATCTAGATAAATTGGAAAATGGCGTGCAAAATTGGAGAACTCCTTTGGGATCCAAAGAAAACCCTGCACGGAGCTGTCGTGACTTGCTGCTTTGCAGCTGTAGTAGAACATCCGGCTCATGTATTCAAGAAAACAGGGTGGAAATAATAGATG GTCACTACTGGGTTGATCCAAACCAAGGGTCAAACTTTGATGCATTCAGAGTGTATTGCAACTTTACAAATGGTGCAAGGACATGTCTGAAACCTGTTAAGACTAAG GTACCACTGAGGAAGTGGCGTAGACCTAATCATTCTGAATTGTTTCACAGCTTTAGGAATCTAGATTCGGGATCAGGACAGCAAGGATTCGAA TTTACTTATCACGCAAGTCATATACAGCTAGTGTTCCTTCGTCTTCTTAGCACAACTGCAAGCCAACGTTTTACTTTTCGATGTGACAACACAACTGCCTGGTACAGCTATTCCAAGGGAAGTTATGAAAGTGCCATACGATTTGAAGGTGCGAACGGAGAGAAGTTCAGCCTTGATAGTAAAGACCGACCAAGAGTTTTTGAAGACAACTGTGCT CTTCCAGTGAATGGCGAATCAAGCACTAGATTTGAAGTTAGAGCTGACGATACAGAAAAATTGCCACTTGTAAACTTCGAAGTATCTGATTTTGGCAATGCTCATCAGAAGTTTGGATTTGAACTGGGTGAAGTCTGCTTCGAGGCATGA